In Brassica napus cultivar Da-Ae chromosome A3, Da-Ae, whole genome shotgun sequence, the sequence gggcttccgattgcgacaaatgtgattcctgagatatatgtttgaacaaaaaaaaaaatcacccattactcgtaggagagtcgaacccgggtcgatcaaatgtttcggtatcataggtttcgtggtttagccgctaggctgaggagaatcatctgttagttgcttccacataattgaatttacccatacaatttatagtataaatACATTGTATATTACAAAAGTTGGATGTTACAAAAGTTGGATGGGATTCCAGAATAGTTGAATATTACTGTGTTTTTTTCTAGCAAAgaagtttaaactaaaaattgaaatgagatcaaaagataatgttgTATATTACAAAAGTTGTAAGAAATCATACTTATTCAGGATAgggttccaaaagaaaaaatgtatatgGTCTTGTGCATATCATGTAACCATCAAAATAGCCAAACATCCAAATAATAAtcgataaaaatgtaaaaatgtagAACTTCATCCTATAGGCCTCTGGCATGTGATCTTGTTGTGCCCTCCTGTGCCACATCTGCTGCACTTGTGGGACTGAGATTTAGATCCAGGAACCCCAAACTCGCCAacggatctctttctctttgtaggAGGGCGTccacttttctttttggtagctGGAGGTGGGCAAGACAGTTCATCAATATTCTCTGGATAGGTGGACGTTGACAACTCTCCACCAGGATGTATGCTTTCAGCATAAGCTTTAGCCCACGTTTCTGTCAAGTGAGAAGCATCAACAAAACGGTTTTCATCTCTCTTGATATGCTTAGCAGCAGCGATGGCATGGATGCAGGGGATCTTGTCAATGTCGAAAACATTACATGTGCAATGCCGCTTCTCCAAGTCAACAACAAACTTCATTGTTTCATTCTTCACCTCAAACTCGCTTCGATCAACTTGATACACATTCAACAACATTGCGGCCCCTAACCTAGATACCAATTTCTGAACAACTTTTGGAGTAACCAGGTGCTTATGTTTCGCAGCCGCTTCGCGTCGCTCAAAAAACCAAGTGGTCATCGTCAATCTGATAGTTTCAAGGAGAGAGATAATGGGCAACTCACGAGGCATCTTCAACATAGAATTGAGAGACTCTGCAATGTTGGTAGTCATGATATTATACCTGTTCGCAGGCGCATAGCTTCGTGCCCACTTCCTAAAATCAGACTCTTCCAGATACTTAGCCAATTCAGGACATTTATCCTTTATGTCCTTGAAGATTAACCAGAACTCGTGACACGTATAGGCATCAGCAGCGCTTTCCACCAGAGGTAGCAACCCAGTCTTCGCATATGTAGGAGTGATGTTGCGGAGCAGATGGATCCTGCAAATTCCATGGTGAGATAAGGGATATACATCCTCCAACGCTGAAGAAATGGAGTTAGCCCTGTCTGATACAAAAACAAGATCCGAAGCGTCCGGGATCTTCTGGCTCAAACCTCTAAAGAACCATTTCCAAGAGGCGCCGTTTTCTGCGTCAACCACTGCAAAAGCGAGAGGATATAGATGATAATTCCCATCTTGAGCACAAGCTGCCAATAAAGTCCCATTGAATTTTCCCTTCAGAAATGTACCATCTACTGCAATAACTCTCCTCATCAATGAAAATCCCCTTATCGATGGACCAAAAGCCACAAATGCATACTTGAACTTTCCTGCAGCATCAACATGTTGATAAGTCAAGGAACCAGGGTTTGTTTCTGTGATTTTATACAACCACCTAGACAAATTGTAATAGCTGTCTTCAGGAGTCCCTCTAACCAAAATCTGAGCTTCTTCTCTCACTCTCCAAGCTTGTTTGTAATTGATGTGAACACCATGCAGCATCCTGACCTGTTCAATGATCTGTTTCGGTTTGAGACCTTCCTTTTTTTCTCCATAATTGCTGGAAATCAAAGAACCCAACAACTTTGCAGATGCTTGTCTGTGGTTGGCTTTCCTGTGTGTTGTATCGCATGTATGCTCATGAACATACTTTTTAACAacgaaaaaatctgaaacagGTAGCTTGATAGCACGCATCCTCCACGTGCAATTTTCATCAACACAACTCAAAAGCACTCTTGACTTGTTAGAAGAGACAGTCTTGTACTCAAACTTCCACTCTAAAgcccatttcttcatcctcaacatcaACTCTCTCTTTGTCTTAAAATAGCTATTCACCTTAATATCGCCAGCTACTCTCGTGTTTGGTGAAAGTCCAATATGGACAGGGCTAAAATCCGGAAGAGCATTCAGAGGAACTGTAGAAACACCTTCATATAGAAAACTCTGCAAAAGTCaagtagttctgtaaggcataatacttgattatgaagcatatcatgcaaacacaaacagaaaaagggaaTTAGGGACAATGTACCTGTTTTTCACTCTGCACAGTAGGAAGAATCACTGGATTGGCATTCAATGGAACAGtagaagcaaatgtatcagaagcttgaATGTTACAGCTAGCTGAATCAGTACTAAAATCCGGAAGAGCATTCAGAGGAACTGTAGAAACACCTTCATATAGAAGACTCTGCAAAAGTCAAGTAGTTTTGTAAGGCATAGTACttgattatgaagcatatcatgcaaacacaaacagaaaaagggaattaaggacaatgtacctgtttttcactctgcacagtagaaagaatcgctggattggcattcaatggaacagtagaagcaaatgtatcagaagcttgaGTGTTACAGCTAACTGGATCAGTACTAACCTGCATAAGTCaagtagttctgtaaggcataatacttgGTTATGAAGCATATCCTGAAAAGTCTAAgaaaaaatcatacaaacctTAACACACAAACGACAGGTTCCATCAAATGCTCTAGTCTTGGAAATGAAAGTTCTGAGCTGACGAGTATTACCTATCGAGAGTGGGGGGAAACTTTCAATAATACATTTCATATCCAATGAAAAACCATAACTCAAACTGATTTCTTCCTCTTTAACACTAAAATCTTCAGAGACAATCTTCATCAAATCTTCATACAGTAGATCTTCTTCTATGGAAATGATTGATGCATTCCTCTTCAAATCAACAAGAAACTCCCACTGGAGAGATTCTTTTGAGATCCATTGTCCACAGATGCACAAAACTTCCATTGTTCTACAAAATCAACTTCAAATCATCaacaaatgaataatatataacaaaacctagataatgtataacaaaatgaaatgattcaaaccttaatcaaatcagacacacgagagagagaatgagatgAATAGACGTAGAAACGACAGATCAATTGAGAAACGACGACGACGATAAAATaaacggagagacgacgacgacggatCAACGGAGAGGCgaagacgacgacggagagacgacgacgacgacgacgacgacgacggagagacgacgacgacaaGGACGGGgagacgacgacggagagacgacgacgacgacgacggagagacgagAAGAAGAAGCGATGAAACGAGGACGGCGACAAAttgatttcaaatttgttttttaaattagttaaagAAGGGGGCATAAGGGTAAATTGcccctttaatgaaacctatttttgtgaattCTGAtcctgagtgctagtttggggagGAAAACTTCATTTAGTGTTCTTTGTGtcattttctctttattatATACACCATGTAGTATTAAACTATACGACAAACTAAAAGATAAGCTCGACATacacatcaaaatatttttggagGTTTGGCATTGACCCTTTAATCAGAAAATGAATTTACATTAACTGATAAAAGAAAATTGCAGCAACCCGTGAATCTACACGAAAACATAACATTACAAAAGGTCAAAACTCAAAACCTTTATATACAAATTggcattaaacaaaaaaatcaactcctaagaaaatcatttcattttctctaaataaCTAGACACATGCATATCAAAATACAAAAACACAAATACCTTAAACTTGGTTTTTCGAATCTATTATTCATGAAATCCAAGAAAATTATGTTCTTAATcagaattttcttaaaaatatagtaACAACAAAATGGAAAACAACTTAACTCCAAAGTCTAGAAACATTTTTAGATTTCACTTTCTTCTTGTGTCTCAAAAACAGAACTCTGCTCTCTGTTTTATCTTTTCTCTTTCACTCAATTCACCAGTGTCTACCACCTCCTCCTTGTGAACTGCCGCCTCTTCTTGGAAAAAATCCACCTTTCTTAGGTTTAGGTATCTCATGAATGTCCATCACCTGTATGGTCCTTTGCTTTTTAGCTGCATTCAAACCAATACAAAAGAGTCATCAAACAATCCAGTTGAGTAGAAATATGAAACTAAAAACAAACCATTCTCAGCTTGTCGGTAGTTTTGTTGCAGTCTTTTCCTAGCCGAGTCAAAATCAATTTCCTTGTGCTCCTTCTCCCTCTGTAATAATCCCCATATCAAATTCATGACCATAGTCAAAAACACTAGACACATTCAACATAGATACTAGAATACATTTTGACAGTGTTTATACCGGAATGGGACGAGAAGGTTGTTTAGCTGGAGAAGGAGACTCTCTTCTAGGAGGAAGAGCAACTGGTCTTGGCTTTCTCTCTGGCTCGCTAACGTAACTGTTCTTGCTTGATGAACCTGAATACCCATCTgtcaaaaaaatcagaaaaggaATAAGCTTTATGGATGATTACAAATGTTTAAAGATCAGAACTTGACGTTCAACAACTTACTCTGAGTACTCTGAGGAACCGGTGAATATCCAAAATCAGGAACCTAAGGATAACAACTGAAGATCAATGACTAACCAAGAAAGTAAAACgtgttgtgtttttattttaaagttaccTGTTGGCGATTACCATTACGGATAGCTCTCTGCTGCGGTGAGTCCTCATCAGCTATAACGAAGAGATTTGAGATTTCTTTCAAGGGGAAAAGATAAAGAACAATGAGATTCTTTTGTACCTATCAAACTTGGAGGTTCGAGATCACCAGGCGGGTTAAGTTTGACCCACTCGTCCACTGTCTCCTTCCATTTTCTAGCAGACACAAAAGTGAGTTAGTTGTTTCTTGTTCGAATTTGAGATTTGAGCAAGAGAGAAAGTTCTTGTGAATCTGATCGTAACTTGACAAGTTTTTTAGCTAGTGTCCGAACATCGTTCGATGAATGCTTCCGAACTTTATTCACATGCCTCCCAATATCAGTTTCCTAAAGCGACCAAAACATCATATAAACTATGAATAAAGAAAGCTAAGAGAGAGTGTTAGTATTCGAATTTGACTTCACTACCTGGAGAGCTTGGAATGTTATCTCCATATCATCCAGATTCTGAAGCAGCTCAACCAAATCTTCTTCCGACttaaaaacaacaaacaaaccaAAACACTTCAGTCTTCAAAAACTGAAACCGAATCTAGATTCAAGAGAGATATTAAAACCAACCAGATCAGGATCTTCAAGCCTCTCCTTGATTTCAAGAACACTCTTCTGCTCATCATCAAACAAACCAGCAAACGGATCGTAACCATCatcctcctcatcatcatcctcgCCATTAACTGATTTCTCtcttacttcttcttcctcctcctcctcgtgAACACTCCCATTAGCCCTAGCAACTTCTCCTCCGCCTCCACCGAAGTCGCAGTTTCTACACTTGTTAGCCATGGAGGTCGCGTAGAGACGCTCAACGATGTTATCTCTCCGCCGCTTCAGCTCTTGACCGTAATCAAGGGAGGCAACGAGGATCGCTGTATCTATAAATGTCCAGACATCGACGCCTGCGTTATCCATAACCGACCGAAAATCATCCAAATCCATCACCAAACGCTTCCCAAAGTTCGTTACTTTacagaaatagaaaataaaaacagaggaGACGACGAGATCTACAAAAACCGATCTTTCTGATGAATTCAATTCATCGAGAGATTGAAAACCCAACAGAGTTTAGACTCAATTCAATCGGAATCAGATTAAATCCGATGAGAAAGGCAGACCCTTTGGTTGATGAATCTGTGTTATTACagaaaaacagagaagaagaaaaaaaaaacagaaacagagaaaaatGGGAGAAGAAAGGGAATATTCC encodes:
- the LOC125593135 gene encoding uncharacterized protein LOC125593135, coding for MLRMKKWALEWKFEYKTVSSNKSRVLLSCVDENCTWRMRAIKLPVSDFFVVKKYVHEHTCDTTHRKANHRQASAKLLGSLISSNYGEKKEGLKPKQIIEQVRMLHGVHINYKQAWRVREEAQILVRGTPEDSYYNLSRWLYKITETNPGSLTYQHVDAAGKFKYAFVAFGPSIRGFSLMRRVIAVDGTFLKGKFNGTLLAACAQDGNYHLYPLAFAVVDAENGASWKWFFRGLSQKIPDASDLVFVSDRANSISSALEDVYPLSHHGICRIHLLRNITPTYAKTGLLPLVESAADAYTCHEFWLIFKDIKDKCPELAKYLEESDFRKWARSYAPANRYNIMTTNIAESLNSMLKMPRELPIISLLETIRLTMTTWFFERREAAAKHKHLVTPKVVQKLVSRLGAAMLLNVYQVDRSEFEVKNETMKFVVDLEKRHCTCNVFDIDKIPCIHAIAAAKHIKRDENRFVDASHLTETWAKAYAESIHPGGELSTSTYPENIDELSCPPPATKKKSGRPPTKRKRSVGEFGVPGSKSQSHKCSRCGTGGHNKITCQRPIG
- the LOC106430536 gene encoding probable mediator of RNA polymerase II transcription subunit 26c isoform X2, producing MDLDDFRSVMDNAGVDVWTFIDTAILVASLDYGQELKRRRDNIVERLYATSMANKCRNCDFGGGGGEVARANGSVHEEEEEEEVREKSVNGEDDDEEDDGYDPFAGLFDDEQKSVLEIKERLEDPDLSEEDLVELLQNLDDMEITFQALQETDIGRHVNKVRKHSSNDVRTLAKKLVKKWKETVDEWVKLNPPGDLEPPSLIADEDSPQQRAIRNGNRQQVPDFGYSPVPQNGYSGSSSKNSYVSEPERKPRPVALPPRRESPSPAKQPSRPIPREKEHKEIDFDSARKRLQQNYRQAENAKKQRTIQVMDIHEIPKPKKGGFFPRRGGSSQGGGGRHW
- the LOC106430536 gene encoding probable mediator of RNA polymerase II transcription subunit 26c isoform X1, whose translation is MDLDDFRSVMDNAGVDVWTFIDTAILVASLDYGQELKRRRDNIVERLYATSMANKCRNCDFGGGGGEVARANGSVHEEEEEEEVREKSVNGEDDDEEDDGYDPFAGLFDDEQKSVLEIKERLEDPDLSEEDLVELLQNLDDMEITFQALQETDIGRHVNKVRKHSSNDVRTLAKKLVKKWKETVDEWVKLNPPGDLEPPSLIADEDSPQQRAIRNGNRQQVPDFGYSPVPQSTQNGYSGSSSKNSYVSEPERKPRPVALPPRRESPSPAKQPSRPIPREKEHKEIDFDSARKRLQQNYRQAENAKKQRTIQVMDIHEIPKPKKGGFFPRRGGSSQGGGGRHW
- the LOC106430536 gene encoding probable mediator of RNA polymerase II transcription subunit 26c isoform X3, encoding MDLDDFRSVMDNAGVDVWTFIDTAILVASLDYGQELKRRRDNIVERLYATSMANKCRNCDFGGGGGEVARANGSVHEEEEEEEVREKSVNGEDDDEEDDGYDPFAGLFDDEQKSVLEIKERLEDPDLSEEDLVELLQNLDDMEITFQALQETDIGRHVNKVRKHSSNDVRTLAKKLVKKWKETVDEWVKLNPPGDLEPPSLIADEDSPQQRAIRNGNRQQMGIQVHQARTVTLASQRESQDQLLFLLEESLLLQLNNLLVPFRGRRSTRKLILTRLGKDCNKTTDKLRMLKSKGPYR